TAGACGACCAGGCCCCAGTCGCGGGAGTCGAACAGCTCCAGGTGCGGGTAGATGCCCTTCCGCTTCGTCGTCAGGACCTGGTACGTGGCGATGGTGACCGGCCGGATCTCCTTGCGGGTGCCGGAGTACTCGCCGATCTCCTCCTCGGTCAGCGAGGTGCGCTTGACCAGCTCGTGCTTCCACTGGCGGGCCGAGACGGTGTTGGTCACCAGGATCAGCGTGGTGGCCTTGGCCTCGGCCATGGCACCCGCGCCGACGAGCGTCTTGCCCGCGCCGCAGGGCAGGACGACGACGCCGGAGCCGCCGTGCCAGAAGCCCTCGACGGCCTGCCGCTGGTACGGGCGCAGCGACCAGCCGCTCTCGTCCAGCTCGATGGGGTGCGCCTCGCCGTCGACATAGCCCGCGAGGTCCTCGGCGGGCCAGCCGAGCTTGAGGAGGGTCTGCTTGATCTGACCGCGCTCGGAGGGGTGCACGGCGACGGTGTCGGGGTCGATCCGGGCGCCGACCAGCGGCTGCACCTTCTTCGACCGCAGGATCTCCTCCAGCACCGGCCGGTCGGTGCTCTCCAGGACGAGCCCGTGGATGGGGTGCTTGACGAGCTTCAGACGGCCGTAGCGGGCCATGGTCTCGGCGATGTCGACGAGCAGGGCGTGCGGCACGGGGTAGCGGGAGTGGGCGACGAGGGCGTCGACGACCTGCTCGGCGTCATGGCCCGCGGCACGGGCGTTCCACAGGCCGAGGGGGGTGACGCGGTAGGTGTGGATGTGCTCGGGAGCCCGCTCCAGCTCCGCGAAGGGCGCGATGGCGCGGCGGCAGGCGTCCGCCTGCTCGTGGT
The window above is part of the Streptomyces syringium genome. Proteins encoded here:
- a CDS encoding DNA repair helicase XPB; the encoded protein is MTGPLIVQSDKTLLLEVDHEQADACRRAIAPFAELERAPEHIHTYRVTPLGLWNARAAGHDAEQVVDALVAHSRYPVPHALLVDIAETMARYGRLKLVKHPIHGLVLESTDRPVLEEILRSKKVQPLVGARIDPDTVAVHPSERGQIKQTLLKLGWPAEDLAGYVDGEAHPIELDESGWSLRPYQRQAVEGFWHGGSGVVVLPCGAGKTLVGAGAMAEAKATTLILVTNTVSARQWKHELVKRTSLTEEEIGEYSGTRKEIRPVTIATYQVLTTKRKGIYPHLELFDSRDWGLVVYDEVHLLPAPVFKFTADLQARRRLGLTATLVREDGRESDVFSLIGPKRFDAPWKEIEAQGYIAPADCVEVRVNLTDSERLAYATAETEEKYRYCATTATKRKVTEALVAKHQGEQTLVIGQYIDQLDELGEHLNAPVIKGETTNAQREKLFDAFRQGEISVLVVSKVANFSIDLPEATVAIQVSGTFGSRQEEAQRLGRVLRPKADGHEARFYSVVARDTVDQDFAAHRQRFLAEQGYAYRIVDADSLLTGEDA